The following coding sequences are from one Streptomyces sp. TLI_235 window:
- a CDS encoding transcriptional regulator GlxA family with amidase domain, with the protein MKTVALAVTDGMLHFELALALEVFGSAPAGVAAPWYELLVCGPGAARAGRFRLEPDHGLDRLARADTVIVPGWADIDVAPPADLVSAVRAAHEAGARIASLCTGAFVLAEAGLLDGLRATTHWAHTRALAERHPRVTVDPDVLWVDNGSVLTSAGKAAAMDLCLHLVRLDHGSSVANAAARRLVVPPHRDGGQAQFVTTPVPAPGNHPLADLLPWALERLDLPLTVDDLARHARMSSRNLGRHFRSVTGTTPLQWLLTQRIRRAQELLETTDDSIDTVAEATGMGTATTLRRHFNRTVGVPPDTYRRTFRSRALTPPDRAGGPPG; encoded by the coding sequence GTGAAGACTGTCGCGCTGGCCGTCACCGACGGGATGCTGCACTTCGAACTGGCCCTGGCCCTCGAAGTGTTCGGCAGTGCCCCGGCGGGAGTGGCCGCCCCCTGGTACGAGTTGCTCGTCTGCGGCCCCGGCGCCGCCCGGGCCGGCCGGTTCCGCCTGGAACCCGATCACGGGCTCGACCGGCTCGCCCGGGCCGACACCGTGATCGTCCCGGGCTGGGCGGACATCGACGTGGCACCGCCCGCGGACCTGGTGTCGGCGGTTCGCGCGGCCCACGAGGCCGGGGCCCGCATCGCCTCGCTCTGCACCGGCGCCTTCGTCCTGGCCGAGGCCGGCCTGCTGGACGGGCTGCGCGCGACCACGCACTGGGCGCACACCCGGGCGCTGGCCGAACGCCACCCCCGGGTGACGGTCGACCCGGATGTCCTCTGGGTGGACAACGGCTCGGTGCTCACCTCGGCCGGCAAGGCGGCCGCCATGGACCTGTGCCTGCACCTCGTCCGGCTCGACCACGGCTCGTCGGTCGCCAACGCGGCCGCCCGCCGCCTGGTCGTGCCGCCGCACCGCGACGGCGGCCAGGCCCAGTTCGTCACCACCCCGGTGCCCGCCCCCGGCAACCACCCGCTCGCCGACCTCCTCCCCTGGGCCCTCGAACGGCTCGACCTGCCGCTGACCGTGGACGACCTGGCCCGCCACGCCCGGATGAGCTCACGCAACCTCGGCCGCCACTTCCGGTCGGTGACCGGCACCACCCCGCTGCAGTGGCTGCTGACCCAGCGGATCCGCCGCGCCCAGGAACTACTGGAGACCACCGACGACAGCATCGACACCGTCGCGGAGGCCACCGGCATGGGCACCGCCACGACCCTGCGCCGGCACTTCAACCGCACGGTCGGCGTTCCCCCGGACACCTACCGCCGCACCTTCCGTTCCCGGGCCCTCACCCCGCCGGACCGTGCCGGCGGTCCTCCCGGATGA
- a CDS encoding saccharopine dehydrogenase-like protein: MGTGQTVAVFGAYGHTGRFVVAELLERGFVPVLSGRDAGRLTEMAGGDGPEVRPATVDAPASLDRALAGAAAVVNCAGPFAGTAAPVIEAALRAGIPYVDVAAEIEANADTFTGFADRARAAGVPVVPAMAFFGGLGDLLATAALGDRTAADEVHIAYGLSGWHPTAGTRNAGDVSRERRDGRRVRYANGRLEYHRDDLPELEWTFPEPFGPRAVLGEFTMADAVTVPSHLAVPEVRGYMTVEAVRELSAADTPAPAAADELGRSEQTFVVDVLVRSGGTERRAVARGRDIYAVSAPLAVEAVDRLLTGRGAAAGVVSAGAAFDAADFLRSLAPHVVVELHPWGASSKDAG, translated from the coding sequence ATGGGGACGGGACAGACGGTGGCGGTGTTCGGCGCGTACGGCCACACCGGGCGTTTCGTGGTGGCGGAGCTGCTGGAGCGCGGGTTCGTGCCGGTGCTGTCCGGGCGCGACGCCGGGCGGCTGACGGAGATGGCGGGCGGGGACGGACCGGAGGTCCGGCCGGCGACGGTGGACGCCCCGGCCTCGCTGGACCGCGCGCTGGCGGGTGCGGCGGCGGTGGTCAACTGCGCCGGGCCGTTCGCGGGGACGGCCGCGCCCGTGATCGAGGCGGCGCTGCGGGCCGGGATCCCGTACGTGGACGTGGCGGCCGAGATCGAGGCGAATGCCGACACCTTCACCGGGTTCGCCGACCGCGCCCGCGCCGCCGGGGTGCCGGTCGTCCCCGCGATGGCCTTCTTCGGCGGCCTCGGCGATCTGCTGGCCACCGCCGCGCTGGGCGACCGGACGGCGGCGGACGAGGTGCACATCGCGTACGGGCTGAGCGGCTGGCACCCCACCGCCGGGACGCGGAACGCCGGTGACGTCTCCCGGGAGCGGCGCGACGGGCGGCGGGTCCGGTACGCGAACGGGCGGCTGGAGTACCACCGGGACGACCTGCCGGAGCTGGAGTGGACATTCCCGGAGCCGTTCGGCCCGCGGGCCGTCCTCGGGGAGTTCACCATGGCCGACGCCGTCACCGTGCCCAGCCACCTCGCGGTGCCCGAGGTGCGCGGCTACATGACGGTCGAGGCCGTCCGGGAGCTGTCGGCCGCCGACACGCCGGCTCCGGCCGCCGCCGACGAGCTCGGGCGGTCGGAGCAGACCTTCGTGGTCGACGTCCTGGTGCGTTCCGGAGGAACCGAGCGGCGGGCCGTGGCACGCGGCCGGGACATCTACGCCGTCAGTGCGCCGCTGGCGGTGGAGGCGGTCGACCGCCTCCTCACCGGGCGCGGCGCCGCGGCCGGAGTCGTGTCCGCCGGCGCGGCCTTCGATGCGGCGGACTTCCTGCGCTCGCTCGCCCCGCACGTGGTGGTGGAACTGCACCCCTGGGGCGCGTCTTCAAAGGATGCCGGGTAG
- a CDS encoding peptide/nickel transport system substrate-binding protein: MDASLATRRLGRAAAAALTVVLAATACSSQADGTADAAKTVVPTVGAEDNNPQPLDRIKDGGELREPLQQWITQWNPYQVDGTYGDAVEIMGYLEAKLFRSDAKGVYHPVPEYLTSAEVTSTSPQVVTYRLNPKAVWSDGKPLGYQDFKAVWQSSNGKDPAYNLSDSSGYEQISNVEQGAGPNEVKVTFAQPYADWQSLFNPLLPAAGISTPQAFNEGWIEKVPIYGGPFVLQNADKTAQTITLAPNPRWWGPKPKLDRITYRVLDSAAITQAFLNNEVDYASAGTATAYGQLKDAKDAAIRTGTPWDEVHISFGGNGALADQKVRQALGRALDRASLIKIANKGVPVEFKPLDNHLFMTNQDGYRANSGDWVTFDPAAAGKLLDEAGWKDSGGARSKDGHPLELHYVMSDGSTQAQADLAAAVQSMLQQVGVKLSIDKVPSKEYFSKYINQGKFDLASWRNTGSFPLSRTVPIYRAPQGDNVFGNYSKLSTPDIDTLLRKAAATLDPAQAAALYNEADVKIWELGHTVELYQRPSIVAVRKGLANFGAGSLADTVITSVGWQK; this comes from the coding sequence ATGGACGCATCGCTCGCCACCCGCAGACTCGGCCGGGCCGCCGCCGCGGCCCTCACCGTGGTGCTGGCCGCCACGGCCTGCAGCAGCCAGGCCGACGGCACGGCGGACGCGGCGAAGACGGTGGTGCCGACGGTGGGCGCCGAGGACAACAACCCGCAGCCGCTGGACCGGATCAAGGACGGCGGCGAGCTGCGCGAGCCGCTCCAGCAGTGGATCACCCAGTGGAACCCGTACCAGGTCGACGGCACCTACGGCGACGCGGTCGAGATCATGGGCTACCTGGAGGCGAAGCTCTTCCGCTCGGACGCCAAGGGCGTCTACCACCCGGTGCCGGAGTACCTGACGTCGGCGGAGGTCACCTCCACCTCGCCGCAGGTGGTGACGTACCGGCTCAATCCCAAGGCGGTCTGGTCGGACGGCAAGCCGCTCGGCTACCAGGACTTCAAGGCGGTCTGGCAGTCCTCCAACGGCAAGGACCCGGCGTACAACCTGTCGGACTCCTCGGGCTACGAGCAGATCTCGAACGTCGAGCAGGGCGCCGGCCCGAACGAGGTCAAGGTGACCTTCGCGCAGCCGTACGCCGACTGGCAGAGCCTGTTCAACCCGCTGCTGCCGGCGGCCGGGATATCCACCCCGCAGGCCTTCAACGAGGGCTGGATCGAGAAGGTGCCGATCTACGGCGGCCCGTTCGTCCTGCAGAACGCGGACAAGACCGCGCAGACCATCACCCTGGCGCCCAACCCCCGGTGGTGGGGCCCGAAGCCCAAGCTGGACCGGATCACCTACCGGGTGCTGGACTCCGCCGCGATCACCCAGGCCTTCCTCAACAACGAGGTGGACTACGCCTCGGCGGGCACCGCCACCGCGTACGGCCAGCTCAAGGACGCCAAGGACGCGGCGATCCGCACCGGCACGCCCTGGGACGAGGTGCACATCTCCTTCGGCGGCAACGGCGCACTGGCCGACCAGAAGGTCCGTCAGGCGCTCGGCCGGGCGCTGGACCGCGCCTCGCTGATCAAGATCGCCAACAAGGGCGTGCCGGTGGAGTTCAAGCCGCTGGACAACCACCTGTTCATGACCAACCAAGACGGCTACCGGGCCAACTCCGGCGACTGGGTGACGTTCGACCCCGCCGCCGCCGGGAAGCTGCTCGACGAGGCCGGCTGGAAGGACTCCGGCGGCGCCCGCAGCAAGGACGGCCACCCGCTGGAGCTGCACTACGTGATGAGCGACGGCTCCACGCAGGCCCAGGCGGACCTCGCGGCGGCCGTGCAGAGCATGCTGCAGCAGGTCGGGGTCAAGCTGTCGATCGACAAGGTGCCCAGCAAGGAGTACTTCTCGAAGTACATCAACCAGGGCAAGTTCGACCTGGCGAGCTGGCGCAACACCGGGTCCTTCCCGCTCTCCCGGACGGTGCCGATCTACCGTGCGCCGCAGGGCGACAACGTCTTCGGCAACTACTCGAAGCTGAGCACCCCCGACATCGACACGCTGCTGCGGAAGGCCGCGGCGACCCTCGACCCGGCGCAGGCGGCCGCGCTCTACAACGAGGCCGACGTGAAGATCTGGGAGCTCGGGCACACCGTCGAGCTGTACCAGCGGCCGAGCATCGTCGCCGTCCGCAAGGGCCTGGCCAACTTCGGCGCCGGCAGCCTCGCCGACACCGTCATCACCTCGGTCGGCTGGCAGAAGTAG
- a CDS encoding peptide/nickel transport system permease protein, producing MTRYLAKRLGYYAVLLAAAVFLAYALSCAALGPRAYFEAKQPRPSAAAVDRQLTALNINDHTPVVERFATWADGLLLHADLGRTIHNTPVNEEFGRRIGVSLRLLLVGSLLGMLLGVAGGAWSAVRQYRFSDRALTVLSFVLLSTPVFLVALLLKNGAIAAKNAAGHEVIPFTGYETPGLAGGLGTHLADWALHLLLPTLSLALGGLATYSRYQRSTMLDVLGSDYLRTAEAKGLTRSRALLKHGLRTAVIPMSTMFAYSFLGIFTGAAFTETIFGWHGMGEWFIQAVNEQDINAVVAVNLFAAVVVLAAGFLADALHAALDPRVRY from the coding sequence GTGACCCGTTACCTCGCAAAACGGCTCGGCTACTACGCCGTCCTCCTGGCCGCCGCGGTCTTCCTCGCCTACGCCCTCTCCTGCGCCGCCCTCGGCCCCCGCGCCTACTTCGAGGCCAAGCAGCCCCGGCCCTCCGCGGCCGCCGTCGACCGGCAGCTCACCGCGCTCAACATCAACGACCACACCCCGGTCGTCGAGCGCTTCGCCACCTGGGCCGACGGACTGCTCCTCCACGCCGACCTCGGCCGGACCATCCACAACACCCCGGTCAACGAGGAGTTCGGCCGCCGGATCGGCGTCTCGCTGCGCCTGCTGCTGGTCGGCAGCCTGCTCGGCATGCTGCTCGGCGTCGCCGGCGGCGCCTGGAGCGCCGTCCGGCAGTACCGCTTCTCCGACCGGGCGCTGACCGTGCTCTCCTTCGTGCTGCTCTCCACCCCGGTCTTCCTGGTCGCGCTGCTCCTCAAGAACGGCGCCATCGCCGCCAAGAACGCCGCCGGCCACGAGGTGATCCCGTTCACCGGCTACGAGACGCCCGGCCTCGCCGGCGGCCTCGGCACCCACCTCGCCGACTGGGCCCTCCACCTGCTGCTGCCCACGCTCTCGCTCGCCCTCGGCGGCCTCGCCACCTACAGCCGCTACCAGCGCTCCACCATGCTCGACGTGCTCGGCTCCGACTACCTGCGCACCGCCGAGGCCAAGGGGCTCACCCGCAGCCGCGCCCTGCTCAAGCACGGCCTGCGCACCGCGGTCATCCCGATGTCGACGATGTTCGCCTACAGCTTCCTCGGCATCTTCACCGGCGCCGCCTTCACCGAGACCATCTTCGGCTGGCACGGCATGGGCGAATGGTTCATCCAGGCCGTCAACGAACAGGACATCAACGCCGTCGTGGCCGTCAACCTGTTCGCCGCCGTGGTCGTGCTCGCCGCCGGCTTCCTCGCCGACGCCCTGCACGCCGCCCTCGACCCCCGGGTGAGGTACTGA
- a CDS encoding peptide/nickel transport system permease protein, producing MATTTLTESAPAPAEEHTPAGRLRLVATRLAASRGVVVGAVVLLLLFLLAFLGPHLTPWDYATPNYGEIRRPPSAEHWFGTNGIGQDVFAQTVRGLQKSLVIGLLVAVLSTGLASLVGACAGYFGGWTDRLLMFLVDLMLIFPGFLVIAIVSPRLRGTGWLAFVLLLALFNWMITARVVRSMTRSLREREFVVAAQFMGVRPFRIIWRHVLPNVSSFLIIDATIAVGGAVMSEAALSYFGFGVRAPDVSLGTLLAAGTADAPVFPWLFYFAAALLVLFVLAVNLVGDGLRDALDPTAEAGRRSARLARAARTPAGATPADGPAGAPDTSSTPAPRPRRSTT from the coding sequence ATGGCCACCACCACCCTGACCGAGAGCGCGCCCGCCCCCGCCGAGGAGCACACCCCCGCCGGCCGGCTGCGCCTGGTCGCCACCCGTCTCGCAGCCTCCCGCGGCGTCGTCGTCGGCGCCGTCGTCCTGCTGCTGCTCTTCCTGCTCGCCTTCCTCGGCCCGCACCTGACGCCCTGGGACTACGCCACCCCCAACTACGGGGAGATCCGCCGCCCGCCGTCCGCCGAGCACTGGTTCGGCACCAACGGCATCGGCCAGGACGTCTTCGCCCAGACCGTCCGCGGCCTGCAGAAGTCCCTCGTCATCGGCCTGCTCGTCGCCGTGCTCTCCACCGGCCTCGCCTCCCTGGTCGGCGCCTGCGCCGGCTACTTCGGCGGCTGGACCGACCGACTGCTGATGTTCCTCGTCGACCTGATGCTGATCTTCCCCGGCTTCCTGGTCATCGCGATCGTCTCGCCCCGGCTCCGCGGCACCGGGTGGCTCGCCTTCGTCCTGCTGCTCGCCCTCTTCAACTGGATGATCACCGCCCGGGTGGTCCGCTCCATGACGAGATCCCTGCGCGAGCGCGAATTCGTCGTCGCCGCACAGTTCATGGGCGTCAGGCCGTTCCGGATCATCTGGCGGCACGTCCTGCCCAACGTCTCCTCCTTCCTCATCATCGACGCCACCATCGCCGTCGGCGGCGCCGTGATGAGCGAGGCGGCGCTCTCCTACTTCGGCTTCGGCGTCCGCGCCCCCGACGTCTCGCTCGGCACCCTGCTCGCCGCCGGCACCGCCGACGCCCCCGTCTTCCCCTGGCTGTTCTACTTCGCCGCCGCCCTCCTCGTGCTGTTCGTCCTCGCCGTCAACCTGGTCGGCGACGGCCTGCGCGACGCCCTCGATCCCACCGCCGAGGCCGGCCGCCGCTCCGCCCGACTCGCCCGCGCCGCCCGCACCCCCGCCGGCGCAACCCCGGCCGACGGACCGGCCGGCGCCCCCGACACCAGCAGCACGCCCGCACCCCGACCGCGCCGGAGCACCACGTGA
- a CDS encoding peptide/nickel transport system ATP-binding protein — MTPALLTVRDLTVDFGTAPAVRGVDLDLHRGETLGIVGESGSGKSVTALAVLGLLPGTARVGGSVRLEGRELVGLPARELAAVRGRKVAMVFQDPLSAFTPVYRIGDQIAEAVRIHQPVDRATARKRAADLLDLVGIPAPDRALDSFPHEFSGGMRQRAMIAMAIANDPDILLADEPTTALDVTIQAQVLDVLRTAQRETGAALVLVSHDLGVIAGSADRVAVMYAGRIVETAPVDGLFAAPRHPYTLGLIGAVPRLDGRGGPLVPIPGRPPAPEELGHGCPFAARCPLAEDRCRTAEPGLTGTTEPGPAESGTAEPAAASPAIAGHLAACVKADELAERRPAPAEVYPVPALPAPAEETRPRAERDTVLSVRGLTKTFPLLKGAVFKRRTGEVHAVDGVDLDIRRGETLGLVGESGSGKSTTLYELLRLTAPQGGRIEVLGQDTAALDRAAAHRLRARVQIVFQDPAAGLDPRMPIGDVVAEPLLAQGAPREEIRRRIPELLRQVGLDPAHADRYPHQFSGGQRQRISIARALAVRPDLLVLDEPVSALDVSVQAGVLNLLQRLKAELGLAYLFVSHDLSVIRHLADRVSVMYLGRTVEAGAVDEVFERPRHPYTRALLSAVPLPDPAAERSRAKLLLAGDPPSPTVRHRGCRFRSRCTVYTALDPGRRTRCEQEDPPAAEAAPGIDHVAACHHPQGA; from the coding sequence GTGACCCCCGCCCTCCTCACCGTCCGGGACCTCACCGTCGACTTCGGGACCGCCCCGGCCGTCCGAGGCGTCGACCTCGACCTGCACCGCGGCGAGACCCTCGGCATCGTCGGCGAGTCCGGCTCCGGAAAGTCCGTCACCGCCCTCGCCGTCCTCGGCCTGCTGCCCGGCACCGCCCGGGTCGGCGGCTCCGTCCGCCTCGAGGGACGCGAACTCGTCGGACTCCCCGCCCGGGAACTCGCCGCCGTCCGCGGCCGCAAGGTCGCCATGGTCTTCCAGGACCCGCTCTCCGCCTTCACCCCCGTCTACCGGATCGGCGACCAGATCGCCGAGGCCGTCCGCATCCACCAGCCCGTCGACCGCGCCACCGCCCGCAAACGCGCCGCCGACCTGCTCGACCTGGTCGGCATCCCCGCCCCCGACCGCGCCCTCGACAGCTTCCCGCACGAATTCTCCGGCGGCATGCGGCAGCGCGCCATGATCGCCATGGCGATCGCCAACGACCCCGACATCCTGCTCGCCGACGAACCCACCACCGCGCTCGACGTCACCATCCAGGCCCAGGTGCTCGACGTGCTGCGCACCGCCCAGCGCGAGACCGGCGCCGCCCTCGTGCTCGTCAGCCACGACCTCGGCGTCATCGCCGGCAGCGCCGACCGGGTCGCCGTCATGTACGCCGGACGGATCGTCGAGACCGCCCCCGTCGACGGGCTCTTCGCCGCCCCCCGCCACCCGTACACCCTCGGCCTGATCGGCGCCGTCCCCCGCCTCGACGGCCGTGGCGGCCCCCTTGTCCCCATCCCCGGCCGGCCGCCCGCACCCGAGGAGCTCGGCCACGGCTGCCCCTTCGCCGCGCGCTGCCCGCTCGCCGAGGACCGCTGCCGCACCGCCGAACCCGGCCTCACCGGCACCACCGAGCCCGGCCCCGCCGAATCCGGCACCGCAGAACCGGCCGCCGCATCGCCGGCCATCGCCGGTCACCTCGCCGCCTGTGTGAAGGCCGACGAACTCGCCGAACGCCGCCCGGCACCCGCCGAGGTCTACCCGGTGCCCGCGCTCCCCGCCCCCGCCGAGGAGACCCGGCCCCGCGCCGAACGGGACACCGTCCTCTCCGTCCGCGGCCTCACCAAGACCTTCCCGCTGCTCAAGGGCGCCGTCTTCAAGCGCAGGACCGGCGAGGTGCACGCCGTCGACGGCGTCGACCTCGACATCCGGCGCGGCGAGACCCTCGGCCTGGTCGGCGAGTCCGGCTCCGGAAAGTCCACCACCCTCTACGAACTGCTGCGCCTCACCGCGCCGCAGGGCGGCCGGATCGAGGTCCTCGGCCAGGACACCGCCGCCCTCGACCGGGCCGCCGCGCACCGCCTGCGCGCCCGGGTGCAGATCGTCTTCCAGGACCCGGCGGCCGGCCTCGACCCGCGGATGCCGATCGGCGACGTCGTCGCCGAACCGCTGCTCGCCCAGGGCGCGCCGCGCGAGGAGATCCGCCGCCGGATCCCCGAACTGCTCCGCCAGGTCGGCCTCGACCCGGCGCACGCCGACCGCTACCCGCACCAGTTCTCCGGCGGTCAGCGGCAGCGGATCTCCATCGCCCGCGCCCTCGCCGTCCGACCCGACCTGCTCGTCCTCGACGAGCCGGTCTCCGCCCTCGACGTCTCCGTCCAGGCCGGCGTGCTCAACCTGCTCCAGCGGCTCAAGGCCGAACTCGGCCTCGCCTACCTCTTCGTGTCGCACGACCTCTCGGTGATCCGTCACCTCGCCGACCGGGTCAGCGTCATGTACCTCGGCCGCACCGTCGAGGCCGGCGCCGTCGACGAGGTGTTCGAACGGCCCCGCCACCCCTACACCCGGGCCCTGCTCTCGGCCGTCCCGCTGCCCGACCCCGCCGCCGAGCGCAGCCGGGCCAAACTCCTGCTGGCGGGCGACCCGCCCTCGCCCACCGTCCGGCACCGGGGCTGCCGGTTCCGCTCCCGCTGCACCGTCTACACCGCCCTCGACCCCGGCCGCCGCACCCGCTGCGAACAGGAGGACCCGCCCGCGGCCGAGGCCGCCCCGGGCATCGACCACGTCGCCGCCTGCCACCACCCGCAGGGCGCCTGA
- a CDS encoding signal transduction histidine kinase: MTLRRQIAAVIALVSCLVALTVALLVHRASVGQHTDQARASAEAALDAVLTGYDRTGELVGGWHAALDDPAVPAELRALAARGRQGSVLGRSPDGTAMWAAAGAAGHVVSVRLDYTGDEQAVADLDRAVQIAAALSVAVTVLAGVLAADRISHRLRTAARTARTIAAGDLDARIGPLGRRRDEVSELATAVDSMAAALRSRLENEQRFTADVAHELRTPLTGLLTASELLPDGRPTELVQNRVRALRDLTEDLLEVSRLDARAETPDLADLPLARLVARTAAAGGGPVEVLVAADTTVTTDPRRFDRVLANLVANAHRHGEPPVSVRVDGPVVTVRDHGTGYPEDIFRDGPQRFRTGARERGHGHGLGLTIAEGHAEAIGIRLHLRNHPDGGAVAELRLPTPRTD; encoded by the coding sequence GTGACGCTCCGCCGGCAGATCGCCGCCGTCATCGCGCTGGTCTCCTGCCTGGTCGCGCTCACCGTCGCGCTGCTCGTGCACCGGGCGTCCGTCGGGCAGCACACCGACCAGGCCCGGGCCTCCGCCGAGGCGGCGCTGGACGCCGTCCTCACCGGGTACGACCGCACCGGCGAACTGGTCGGCGGCTGGCACGCCGCACTGGACGACCCGGCGGTGCCCGCCGAGCTGCGTGCCCTGGCCGCCCGCGGCCGGCAGGGTTCGGTGCTGGGCCGGAGCCCGGACGGCACCGCGATGTGGGCGGCGGCCGGCGCCGCCGGGCACGTGGTCTCCGTCAGGCTCGACTACACCGGTGACGAGCAGGCCGTCGCGGACCTCGACCGGGCGGTACAGATCGCCGCGGCGCTGTCGGTCGCGGTCACCGTGCTGGCCGGAGTGCTCGCCGCCGACCGGATCAGCCACCGGCTGCGGACGGCCGCCCGGACAGCCCGCACCATCGCCGCGGGCGACCTCGACGCCCGGATCGGGCCGCTCGGCCGCCGCCGCGACGAGGTCTCCGAACTGGCCACCGCCGTCGACTCCATGGCCGCCGCGCTGCGCAGCCGGCTGGAGAACGAACAGCGCTTCACCGCGGACGTCGCCCACGAGCTGCGCACCCCGCTGACCGGCCTGCTGACCGCCTCGGAACTGCTGCCGGACGGGCGGCCGACCGAGCTGGTGCAGAACCGGGTGCGGGCGCTGCGCGACCTGACCGAGGACCTGCTGGAGGTCTCCCGCCTGGACGCCCGGGCCGAGACCCCCGACCTCGCCGACCTGCCGCTCGCCCGGCTGGTGGCCCGCACCGCGGCGGCCGGCGGCGGGCCGGTCGAGGTGCTGGTCGCGGCCGACACCACGGTCACCACCGATCCGCGGCGCTTCGACCGCGTCCTCGCCAACCTGGTGGCCAACGCCCACCGGCACGGCGAACCGCCGGTCTCCGTCCGGGTGGACGGCCCGGTGGTGACCGTCCGGGACCACGGCACGGGCTACCCCGAGGACATCTTCCGCGACGGCCCCCAGCGCTTCCGTACCGGCGCCCGCGAACGCGGCCACGGCCACGGCCTCGGCCTGACCATCGCCGAAGGCCACGCCGAGGCCATCGGCATCCGCCTGCACCTCCGCAACCACCCCGACGGCGGCGCCGTCGCCGAACTCCGCCTGCCCACCCCCCGCACCGACTGA
- a CDS encoding DNA-binding response OmpR family regulator, translating into MTVPPMPRILLVEDDEVIREATQMALERYGFPVDTAADGLQGLERFRARRPDLMLIDVMLPLLDGVGLCRRVREESSMPILMMSARGEAVDVVSGLEAGADDYVVKPFEIAVLVARIRTVLRRTGPTAPDTPVLAAAEPAQAVPSAVRVIDDLAVDTDAMEVTVGGKPVPLTPTELRLLLEFTAAPGVVMERQTLLSRVWDYSWDADSRVVDVHVQRLRAKIGAGRIETVRGFGYRLRRIR; encoded by the coding sequence ATGACCGTCCCTCCCATGCCGCGCATCCTGCTCGTCGAGGACGACGAGGTGATCCGCGAGGCCACCCAGATGGCGCTCGAACGGTACGGGTTCCCGGTCGACACCGCCGCGGACGGCCTGCAGGGGCTGGAGCGCTTCCGGGCCCGGCGGCCGGACCTGATGCTGATCGACGTGATGCTGCCGCTGCTCGACGGGGTCGGCCTGTGCCGGCGGGTCCGCGAGGAGAGCAGCATGCCGATCCTGATGATGTCGGCCCGCGGCGAGGCCGTCGACGTCGTCTCCGGGCTGGAGGCCGGCGCCGACGACTACGTGGTGAAGCCGTTCGAGATCGCCGTGCTGGTCGCCCGGATCCGCACCGTGCTGCGGCGCACCGGGCCGACCGCGCCGGACACCCCGGTGCTCGCCGCCGCCGAGCCGGCGCAGGCCGTGCCGTCCGCGGTGCGGGTGATCGACGACCTCGCGGTGGACACGGACGCCATGGAGGTGACGGTGGGCGGGAAGCCGGTGCCGCTCACCCCGACCGAGCTGCGGCTGCTGCTGGAGTTCACCGCCGCGCCGGGCGTGGTGATGGAGCGCCAGACCCTGCTCTCCCGGGTGTGGGACTACTCCTGGGACGCCGACAGCCGGGTGGTGGACGTCCACGTCCAACGGCTCCGTGCCAAGATCGGGGCGGGCCGGATCGAGACCGTCCGCGGCTTCGGCTACCGCCTGCGGCGGATCCGGTGA
- a CDS encoding sortase family protein: MPAASAGALVLALGLGTVAYGLAPDGEAVHVAYSGPDADPPSRTASAPAPAGGAARPADDRPATPPVRLLIPRIGVDAPVGPVGLNGDGTVEVPPLDRPGQVGWYRNGAAPGRPGAAVLLGHYATRKGSAVFHRLPSVRPGDTVQVRREDGSTVSYRVRAVRQFPKSAFPTELVYGDTPDAQLRVVTCGGTIGGDGHYSDNIVVLADLADGP, from the coding sequence GTGCCGGCCGCGTCGGCCGGCGCGCTCGTCCTCGCACTCGGCCTCGGCACGGTCGCCTACGGGCTCGCCCCGGACGGCGAGGCGGTGCACGTCGCCTACAGCGGCCCCGACGCGGACCCGCCGAGCCGCACCGCATCCGCACCGGCGCCCGCCGGCGGTGCGGCCCGCCCCGCGGACGACCGGCCGGCCACGCCGCCGGTCCGGCTGCTGATCCCCCGGATCGGGGTGGACGCCCCGGTCGGCCCGGTCGGGCTGAACGGCGACGGCACGGTGGAGGTCCCGCCGCTGGACCGGCCCGGGCAGGTCGGCTGGTACCGGAACGGTGCCGCGCCCGGCCGGCCGGGCGCGGCCGTGCTGCTCGGCCACTACGCGACCCGCAAGGGCTCGGCCGTCTTCCACCGGCTGCCGTCGGTGCGCCCCGGCGACACCGTCCAGGTGCGCCGGGAGGACGGCAGCACGGTGTCCTACCGGGTGCGGGCGGTCCGGCAGTTCCCGAAGTCCGCCTTCCCCACCGAGCTGGTGTACGGCGACACCCCGGACGCCCAGCTGAGGGTGGTCACCTGTGGCGGCACGATCGGGGGGGACGGGCACTACAGCGACAACATCGTGGTGCTCGCCGACCTGGCCGACGGGCCGTGA